One genomic segment of Sminthopsis crassicaudata isolate SCR6 chromosome 4, ASM4859323v1, whole genome shotgun sequence includes these proteins:
- the MPC1 gene encoding mitochondrial pyruvate carrier 1 isoform X1 gives MRGERLIQPTPGKPRRLSPRPLFLLSSGRGNWLSSTTFKVGSAALYGPLPSSTYGGEGKGCAAYVEPISGPLPPLGPITRETWEGKEEGGCRKVKVVLRRERYGGEEESQLPVRGGSVVIEEAAAAEERQHLQQLQQQPWRGHWPGKLPTTSGARISGTT, from the coding sequence ATGCGTGGGGAGCGGCTCATTCAGCCAACCCCGGGGAAACCGCGGAGGCTCTCGCCTcgcccccttttccttctctcctccggGCGGGGGAACTGGCTTTCCTCAACAACCTTCAAAGTGGGTTCGGCGGCGCTTTACGGCCCCCTCCCCTCTTCCACCTacggaggggagggaaaggggtgTGCGGCGTACGTAGAACCAATAAGTGGTCCGCTTCCCCCCCTGGGGCCGATCACCCGGGAGacctgggaggggaaggaggagggaggctgCCGTAAAGTGAAGGTGGTGCTGCGGAGAGAACGATAcggtggggaggaggagagccAGCTGCCTGTCCGGGGTGGGTCGGTTGTCAttgaggaggcggcggcggcagAAGAGCGGCAACATCTGCAGCAGCTGCAGCAACAGCCATGGCGGGGGCACTGGCCCGGAAAGCTGCCGACTACGTCCGGAGCAAGGATTTCCGGGACTACTTGA